A single window of Salvia splendens isolate huo1 chromosome 6, SspV2, whole genome shotgun sequence DNA harbors:
- the LOC121808371 gene encoding uncharacterized protein LOC121808371 isoform X4 — translation MANHGSKFVSVNLNKSYGHHHFNGGSGPATAGRGRAGGGGMLVLSRNRGAAPKVVPKLSVPPPLNLPSLRKEHEKFDTSGPGGAGATAGTGTGSRPSSGVGWNKPVASATALAEKIENRVNGVGDAAGASRVGSYMPPSVRSTGPAASVSREFLPSAERAILLKGEDFPSLQAARPVSSGASQKHKDGLNQKQKQVLHDDSTQDKEESYHLGPKDDMHPPGQSLGINPSVENGSAVHIKAGGRMSDQIKKQEHLLPDPLPLVRMNPRSDWADDERDTGHGFVEQGRDIGYSNSGNYWDRDFDLPRPSILPHKPATNQNDRWGQRDNETGKVISSEVFKMDPYNKDVRTPSREGKEVNKWRTSLPKDGVSEIGNHRVDIGARMAVNNMAKENKYAPPYYGGDTVHDGSKDSAFGRRTMGLVGQQMQRNSSSDSYNNRGADRNSRDRHAFDQPNRFKADIFQNNALSRPFIASSGRRPPIADPIQEKKFSNSDRPYSDDIFSRDYISSGFDERDLFSDGLVGVVKRKKDAAKSTHFHDPIRESFEAELERVQKMQEVERQRIVEEQERALEQTRREEEERLRRIREEEERLRKLDEESRVAAWRAEQEQLEAVQKAEELRIAREEERKRIQLEEERRKQAARQMLQELEDKMAKRQAETVKVDASLPKTTVNEKLNAAVKEDLVSRNEDLETWEDGERMVENVTNSGSFNSSAYVKPAEISYPPRESSSNLINQGKPINSWKRDSLEYDGSFPSSQSDQETGHYSPWQDAVAGGRTGSRREFHGGPGFMPCRSYGVQDSYSDDFGYQKEQRWNLSGSSDSYGKLREMDFDFQDIADRYGDGGWGQGRTRSGARPPYPERLYPHSDATEFNSYGRSRYSVRLPRVPPPPSVSSVQKTNLRGVSEHSCPSAFLDDSIHHNHASLTESGRESDYYGTNQGGPRPSEIFGRPLESNSSECQKLNCGSRCDSQFSLSVSSPPTSPPQLSQDELDASGDSLVTSAVAEGDINLVTRTESDAHNGDSGHNAMMIVQDSVSTIEDEEWASENEDVMQQQEEYDEDEVGFREEVEVRDRNVENLELNQKFEVRELEQRDVPHVMDNVVLGFDEGVEVEIPSDDVEKSIGHQEKSFGMKDGSVSMAEERVIIDRFPSDEQNLLTAEDCPGTSADSSSWKVLGTPALPGSIGQNVVATCTAAAADILDGADSSGSTCLAPQPTVLSSTVDVTAVTSQPIVSSVSSTGSQGDLPIKLHFGLFSGPSLIPSPVPAIQIGSIQMPLHIHPSVGPSITHMHPSQPPVFQFGQLRYTSPISQGILPIPPQSMSFVPHNMLGHLNQNQDVLSSGNHKDAQDASTQNISKDETPSVLVNGQPRSVSTSSVQSNGGLLLSVDTVSNENSAVHSSISVASGSCDGKLMSNSSSHAEEKGKLRAASRNYPPQSKARGSDRQSHHAHPMTQSVNVDRNYGGRGAGALSSGRGRRFAYAVKSSNTRSLVQDHDMLADSNGFHRRPRRSVQRTEFRIRENNGRRPTPAVASSSALTGSGAKRSSMSNRTMKHTEPLASGRTLSSEVDSGDREAKVVGKDSSSKSQNISNSGEANLRRNAFEEDVDAPLQSGVVHVFKQPGIEAPSDEDDFIEVRSKRQMLNDRREHREKEIKAKSWTTKPPRKPRHSRQKDVVSRSNNKHPVPLGSEGTVDPQLAFSVPESSHFGTGGSTAFSSAASLPPIGTHPFNSEAHTIKPSQSDSVSVVSNSGKEREPGLFDSKNMVMSLSQTQIDEAMKPARYDSQISAVGGHSSPVSGQVLLPSSILTKDKTFSSAASPINSLLAGEKIQFGAVTSPTIIPPSSRVVSHEIGAPGSNRPDVQVSHNFHVAEKENVLFFEKEKHPSDSCIPLRDCEAEAEAAASAAAAAAINSDEIVGNGLSSVNDTKTFGRASVDGITTGVLGDQQMTSQSLGEELVLPTSPFMR, via the exons ATGGCCAATCATGGCTCCAAGTTTGTATCCGTCAATCTGAATAAGTCCTACGGGCACCATCATTTTAATGGGGGTAGCGGCCCCGCGACTGCTGGTCGGGGGCGGGCCGGGGGTGGAGGGATGTTGGTTCTATCTAGGAACCGAGGAGCTGCCCCCAAGGTTGTTCCTAAATTATCTGTTCCGCCCCCTTTGAATTTGCCATCATTGAGGAAAGAACATGAGAAATTTGATACCTCCGGACCCGGTGGGGCGGGGGCTACTGCTGGTACTGGGACTGGATCCAGACCTTCGTCCGGGGTTGGCTGGAACAAACCTGTCGCATCTGCCACTGCATTGGCCGAGAAGATTGAAAACAGGGTTAACGGAGTGGGTGATGCAGCTGGGGCAAGTAGAGTTGGTTCTTATATGCCACCGTCTGTTCGTTCTACGGGGCCTGCTGCTTCTGTATCTCGAGAATTCTTACCGTCTGCAGAGAGAGCTATTCTTTTGAAAGGTGAGGATTTCCCATCTCTGCAGGCTGCAAGGCCTGTCTCATCCGGGGCATCACAGAAACACAAGGATGGGTTAAACCAGAAGCAGAAGCAAGTCTTACATGATGATTCTACTCAGGATAAAGAGGAAAGCTATCATTTGGGTCCAAAGGATGATATGCATCCTCCCGGACAGTCCTTGGGAATAAATCCGTCGGTGGAAAATGGTAGTGCAGTCCACATAAAGGCTGGTGGAAGGATGTCCGATCAAATTAAGAAGCAGGAACATCTGTTGCCTGATCCACTGCCACTCGTTCGCATGAATCCAAGGTCTGATTGGGCCGATGATGAGCGTGACACGGGGCATGGGTTTGTGGAGCAAGGACGAGATATTGGATATTCAAACAGCGGAAATTATTGGGATAGAGATTTTGACTTGCCAAGGCCCAGCATTTTACCTCACAAGCCAGCTACAAATCAGAACGATAGATGGGGCCAACGAGACAATGAAACTGGGAAAGTTATTTCTAGTGAAGTCTTTAAAATGGACCCGTATAACAAAGATGTGAGGACACCTAGTCGGGAAGGTAAGGAAGTCAACAAATGGAGAACATCTCTTCCTAAAGATGGGGTTAGCGAAATTGGAAATCATAGAGTTGATATTGGTGCAAGAATGGCTGTTAATAATATGGCAAAGGAGAACAAATATGCCCCACCTTATTATGGAGGAGACACTGTTCATGATGGCAGCAAGGATTCTGCATTTGGGAGGAGGACCATGGGACTTGTAGGACAACAGATGCAACGAAATAGTTCAAGTGATTCATATAATAACAGAGGGGCAGATCGTAATTCTCGGGATCGCCATGCCTTTGACCAACCTAATAGGTTTAAAGCTGATATTTTTCAGAATAATGCATTGTCCAGACCCTTTATTGCTTCTAGTGGGAGAAGGCCTCCTATAGCTGACCCCATACAGGAAAAGAAGTTTTCAAATAGTGATAGACCCTACTCAGATGATATTTTCTCGAGAGACTACATTTCTTCAGGATTTGATGAAAGGGATCTCTTTTCAGATGGTCTTGTTGGAGTAGTTAAGAGGAAAAAAGATGCCGCCAAATCTACTCATTTTCATGATCCTATTCGAGAATCTTTTGAGGCAGAACTTGAAAGAGTCCAGAAAATGCAAGAGGTTGAGAGACAGAGGATCGTTGAAGAGCAAGAAAGAGCTTTGGAGCAAACTCGAAGGGAAGAGGAGGAGAGACTGCGAAGAATTAGGGAAGAGGAGGAAAGGCTGCGAAAGCTGGATGAAGAATCCCGTGTAGCTGCATGGAGGGCAGAACAGGAGCAACTTGAAGCTGTTCAAAAAGCTGAAGAGCTGAGGATTGCcagggaagaagagaggaaaagAATTCAGTTAGAAGAAGAGAGGAGGAAACAGGCTGCGAGACAGATGCTTCAAGAATTGGAAGATAAGATGGCCAAAAGGCAGGCTGAAACTGTAAAGGTTGATGCTTCTTTACCTAAAACCACCGTTAACGAGAAACTAAATGCAGCTGTAAAAGAAGATCTTGTATCTAGGAATGAAGACTTGGAAACCTGGGAAGATGGTGAGAGAATGGTGGAAAATGTTACGAATTCAGGTTCATTTAATTCATCAGCTTATGTCAAACCTGCTGAGATCAGCTATCCTCCCAGAGAAAGTTCTTCAAACTTGATTAACCAAGGAAAACCTATTAATTCATGGAAAAGGGATTCTCTGGAATATGATGGCAGCTTCCCTTCATCTCAATCAGATCAAGAAACTGGTCATTACAGTCCTTGGCAGGATGCAGTTGCTGGTGGCAGAACAGGTTCACGAAGAGAGTTCCATGGTGGACCTGGCTTCATGCCTTGTAGGTCTTACGGAGTGCAAGACTCTTACTCAGATGATTTTGGATATCAAAAAGAACAAAGATGGAATCTTTCTGGCAGTTCTGACTCTTATGGGAAACTCAGAGAGATGGATTTCGATTTTCAGGATATTGCAGATCGATATGGAGATGGTGGATGGGGACAGGGACGCACTAGAAGTGGTGCTCGTCCTCCTTACCCAGAACGTTTGTATCCTCATTCTGATGCAACTGAATTTAATTCCTACGGGAGATCTAGGTACTCTGTCAGACTGCCTCGTGTCCCTCCCCCTCCTTCAGTTTCTTCAGTTCAAAAGACTAATCTTAGGGGAGTCAGTGAACACTCTTGTCCTTCAGCGTTTCTAGATGACAGCATTCATCATAATCATGCTTCACTAACTGAATCTGGTAGGGAGTCAGATTATTATGGCACTAATCAAGGAGGTCCTCGGCCATCTGAGATTTTTGGAAGGCCGTTAGAAAGTAATTCCTCTGAATGTCAGAAATTGAACTGTGGATCGAGGTGTGATTCGCAATTTTCACTCTCCGTTTCCAGCCCCCCAACTTCTCCACCTCAACTATCCCAGGATGAGTTGGATGCATCTGGAGATTCTCTTGTAACATCTGCTGTAGCAGAAGGGGACATCAATTTAGTTACAAGGACTGAATCTGATGCCCACAATGGTGACTCTGGACATAATGCAATGATGATTGTGCAAGATTCTGTTTCAACTATTGAGGATGAAGAATGGGCTTCTGAAAATGAAGATGTAATGCAACAGCAAGAGGAATATGACGAGGATGAAGTTGGTTTTAGAGAAGAGGTGGAAGTTCGTGATAGGAATGTTGAGAATCTTGAGCTGAACCAGAAGTTTGAGGTACGGGAACTTGAGCAAAGAGACGTACCTCATGTGATGGACAATGTAGTCTTAGGTTTTGATGAAGGTGTTGAAGTTGAAATACCAAGTGATGATGTTGAGAAAAGTATAGGGCATCAAGAAAAATCATTTGGGATGAAAGATGGTTCTGTCAGCATGGCTGAAGAAAGAGTCATCATTGATAGGTTTCCATCTGATGAACAAAATCTTCTGACTGCAGAGGATTGTCCTGGGACAAGTGCTGATAGCTCGTCTTGGAAGGTACTGGGCACACCAGCTTTGCCAGGTTCTATTGGTCAAAATGTTGTTGCAACCTgtacagcagcagcagccgatATCTTAGATGGTGCTGATTCCTCAGGTAGCACCTGTCTAGCTCCCCAGCCAACTGTACTTTCCTCAACAGTTGATGTTACAGCTGTGACAAGTCAGCCTATCGTGTCATCTGTATCTTCTACTGGAAGTCAGGGTGATTTACCAATCAAGCTTCACTTTGGGCTATTTTCTGGCCCTTCTTTGATTCCTTCTCCAGTGCCTGCTATACAGATTGGTTCCATACAGATGCCCCTTCATATCCATCCTTCTGTTGGTCCATCCATTACTCATATGCATCCATCACAGCCTCCGGTGTTCCAATTTGGTCAGCTGCGATATACTTCTCCTATCTCGCAGGGAATTTTACCAATACCCCCTCAATCAATGTCTTTTGTTCCGCATAACATGCTGGGCCATCTTAATCAAAATCAGGATGTTTTAAGCTCTGGAAATCACAAGGATGCTCAAGATGCTTCCACGCAGAACATAAGCAAGGACGAGACACCATCTGTTTTAGTGAATGGTCAGCCAAGATCTGTTTCTACATCATCTGTGCAATCTAATGGTGGGCTTCTGTTGAGTGTAGATACAGTTTCAAATGAGAATTCTGCCGTCCATTCATCTATTTCTGTGGCCTCTGGGTCCTGTGATGGAAAATTGATGTCAAACTCGAGCTCACATGCTGAAGAGAAAGGGAAGCTTCGTGCTGCTTCAAGGAACTATCCACCACAATCGAAGGCAAGGGGATCTGACAGACAGTCCCATCATGCACATCCAATGACACAGTCTGTTAATGTTGACAGAAATTATGGCGGAAGAGGGGCAGGTGCATTGTCTAGTGGCAGGGGGAGAAGATTTGCTTATGCAGTTAAAAGTTCTAACACAAGATCATTGGTCCAGGATCATGATATGCTTGCAGATTCAAATGGTTTTCACAGGAGACCTCGAAGATCTGTCCAACGAACTGAATTCCGGATTCGTGAAAACAATGGAAGAAGACCAACACCTGCAGTGGCTTCTTCTAGTGCTTTAACTGGAAGTGGGGCCAAGAGGAGTAGCATGTCTAATAGAACTATGAAGCACACTGAGCCATTGGCATCTGGAAGGACGCTATCTTCGGAGGTTGATTCTGGAGATAGGGAAGCAAAAGTAGTGGGTAAAGATTCTTCGAGTAAGAGCCAGAATATCTCAAACTCTGGTGAAGCAAATCTGAGGAGAAATGCTTTTGAGGAGGATGTAGATGCTCCGTTACAAAGTGGTGTTGTGCATGTTTTTAAACAACCTGGCATTGAAGCCCCTAGTGATGAGGACGATTTCATTGAAGTCAGATCCAAAAGGCAAATGCTAAATGATCGGCGTGAACATAgggaaaaggaaataaaagCAAAATCATGGACCACCAAG CCACCACGTAAACCACGTCACTCCAGACAAAAGGATGTAGTCTCAAGaagcaataataaacacccagTACCATTGGGCAGTGAAGGAACAGTTGATCCTCAATTGGCCTTTTCTGTACCTGAGAGCTCTCACTTTGGAACTGGAGGATCAACCGCATTTTCTTCTGCAGCTTCCCTGCCTCCAATTGGCACTCATCCTTTTAATTCTGAAGCACATACTATCAA GCCTTCACAATCAGATTCTGTATCTGTCGTCTCTAACAGTGGAAAAGAACGTGAACCTGGCCTTTTTGACAGCAAAAATATG GTTATGTCTCTAAGCCAGACACAAATTGACGAGGCTATGAAACCTGCTCGGTATGATTCACAAATTTCTGCTGTTGGAGGTCATTCCAGCCCAGTTAGTGGCCAAGTCTTGCTACCATCATCTATTTTGACAAAGGACAAAACATTTTCTTCTGCTGCAAGTCCAATCAATTCATTGCTTGCTGGAGAGAAAATTCAATTTG GTGCTGTTACATCTCCAACAATTATTCCTCCTAGTAGCCGTGTTGTATCACATGAGATTGGTGCTCCAGGTTCCAATCGACCTGATGTGCAAGTATCCCACAACTTTCATGTAGCAGAGAAAgaaaatgtacttttctttgaAAAGGAGAAGCACCCGAGTGACTCTTGCATTCCATTACGAGATTGTGAGGCTGAAGCAGAAGCAGCTGcttctgctgctgctgctgctgctattAACAGTGATGAGATAGTTGGGAATGGCTTAAGCTCAGTCAATGACACAAAGACTTTTGGTCGTGCTTCTGTTGACGGCATTACGACAG GTGTGCTTGGAGATCAGCAGATGACAAGTCAATCACTAGGTGAGGAGTTG GTCCTTCCCACTTCCCCTTTTATGAGGTGA